A single Armatimonadota bacterium DNA region contains:
- a CDS encoding universal stress protein, which translates to MKVVIGTDLARNFEQAVEVLTALKFPDLEAVVVNVVEPVVTAAGSGEFASMGVMSLLVEDLQNAGHAVVKEASDELIGRGIRCESTVLSGQPAGCLTDVAKEKGADLVVIGGPVRSLFEKFLTGSVSRDLAVSAEQSVLIGRKSPSSDNGLTVLFAHDHSDYCDRALDRFVAMRPAGIVKVVLVTADTTDSAIVALTERDMPQIPGEAIVSVKDFLAQRTEAAKTRLQALGCPVESHVVEGDANAVLSRAMKEHAADLMVMGAKGHGFIERLFLGSVALHHVVREDYNLLLVRA; encoded by the coding sequence ATGAAAGTCGTCATCGGTACGGACTTGGCACGCAACTTCGAGCAGGCTGTCGAAGTCTTGACCGCCCTCAAGTTTCCCGACCTCGAAGCCGTCGTCGTCAACGTCGTCGAACCTGTGGTGACGGCCGCTGGCTCAGGCGAGTTCGCGTCCATGGGGGTCATGTCGCTTCTCGTCGAAGACCTTCAAAACGCGGGGCATGCGGTCGTCAAGGAGGCCTCTGACGAATTGATCGGCCGCGGAATCCGGTGCGAATCGACCGTCCTGTCCGGTCAGCCTGCAGGTTGCCTCACGGACGTCGCCAAGGAAAAGGGTGCGGACCTTGTCGTCATCGGCGGGCCCGTCCGCTCGCTGTTCGAGAAGTTTTTGACCGGAAGCGTGTCACGGGACCTGGCCGTTTCGGCCGAACAGTCGGTCTTGATCGGGAGAAAGAGCCCGTCATCGGACAATGGGCTCACAGTGCTCTTTGCCCACGACCACTCTGACTATTGCGACCGTGCCCTGGACCGTTTCGTGGCGATGCGGCCCGCAGGGATCGTCAAAGTCGTCTTGGTGACGGCCGACACGACCGATTCCGCGATCGTCGCCCTGACCGAGAGGGACATGCCCCAGATCCCGGGTGAAGCGATCGTCTCGGTCAAGGACTTCCTCGCCCAGCGGACCGAAGCGGCAAAGACCAGGTTGCAAGCGTTGGGCTGCCCGGTCGAGAGCCACGTCGTCGAGGGCGACGCGAACGCCGTCCTGTCCCGGGCGATGAAGGAGCACGCGGCCGACCTTATGGTGATGGGAGCGAAAGGCCACGGGTTCATCGAACGGCTGTTCTTGGGGAGCGTCGCGCTGCACCATGTCGTCCGGGAAGACTACAACCTGCTTCTGGTCAGAGCCTGA
- a CDS encoding polysaccharide deacetylase family protein, with translation MTGFKRIWSSRWTPAVLVAVAFGAYAVLRPKAMTRETFDLRGDLLVSGNPHLREVCLTFDDGPHRESMTKILDALRDANVRATFFVVGKVVEKEPALVRRMMQEGHEVGNHTYSHKRLTQMALESAKQEIRACASSVERATGAKMSLLRPPGMSYDRSVLDLARELGYVTVHWNVVAADYVPVAPDTIRARVMRQVKDGSVVLLHDSPDTAAALPLIIRDLRAKGFGFVTASQMLARLPRPVFVATNAYSVKPAVPKPETAPARLVRQKPPVRAKTDSGPRREGPDPTPRSPQDVPVWDGGPAGSPDRHEESFGPLS, from the coding sequence ATGACCGGTTTCAAAAGGATTTGGAGTTCGCGCTGGACGCCTGCCGTCTTGGTCGCCGTCGCCTTCGGTGCCTACGCCGTTCTCCGTCCCAAGGCGATGACCCGGGAGACGTTCGACCTTCGCGGAGACCTGCTCGTGTCCGGGAACCCGCACCTGCGCGAAGTGTGCCTCACGTTCGACGACGGGCCGCACCGGGAGTCGATGACCAAGATCCTGGACGCCCTTCGCGACGCCAACGTCCGTGCGACGTTCTTCGTCGTCGGCAAAGTCGTTGAAAAAGAACCCGCCTTGGTGCGGCGGATGATGCAAGAAGGACACGAAGTCGGCAACCACACGTATTCCCACAAGCGGCTGACCCAGATGGCGCTGGAGAGCGCGAAGCAGGAGATCCGCGCGTGCGCGTCCTCGGTCGAGCGGGCGACCGGCGCGAAAATGTCGTTGCTGCGTCCGCCCGGAATGTCCTACGACCGAAGCGTCCTGGACCTCGCACGCGAACTCGGCTACGTGACCGTACATTGGAACGTGGTCGCCGCCGACTATGTCCCCGTCGCACCGGACACGATCCGGGCGCGCGTGATGCGGCAGGTCAAGGACGGGAGCGTCGTCTTGCTCCACGATTCGCCGGACACGGCCGCCGCTTTGCCCCTGATCATCCGCGACCTCAGGGCCAAAGGGTTCGGCTTCGTCACGGCGAGCCAGATGCTGGCCCGGCTCCCCCGGCCCGTCTTCGTTGCGACGAACGCGTATTCCGTGAAGCCGGCCGTACCGAAACCGGAAACGGCCCCGGCCCGGCTCGTGAGGCAAAAGCCGCCTGTCCGGGCGAAAACCGACTCCGGCCCAAGGCGGGAGGGGCCGGATCCGACCCCACGCTCGCCACAAGACGTCCCGGTCTGGGACGGAGGCCCGGCAGGTTCGCCGGACCGTCACGAGGAAAGCTTCGGCCCCCTCTCGTAG
- a CDS encoding DoxX family protein gives MKASWQRVLSTSDDFALTVLRISAAVVVWPHGAQKLLGWFGGHGPEGTVGFMGQALGVPPALAWLVIIAEFFGSIALALGLLTRVAALGIFSTLAVAVVMVHLPNGFFMNWTGQQKGEGIEYFLFALPVLAILLWRGAGAWSVDKALTGLGPPAVSSSGPYERGPKLSS, from the coding sequence GTGAAGGCATCTTGGCAAAGGGTGCTATCGACGTCGGACGACTTCGCTCTGACCGTCCTTCGGATCTCGGCGGCCGTGGTCGTCTGGCCCCACGGCGCCCAAAAGCTGTTGGGCTGGTTCGGGGGGCACGGCCCGGAAGGAACGGTCGGGTTCATGGGCCAGGCTCTGGGAGTTCCACCGGCGCTCGCGTGGCTCGTCATCATCGCCGAGTTCTTCGGGAGCATCGCCTTGGCCCTTGGCCTCCTGACGCGGGTCGCCGCTCTCGGGATCTTCTCGACGCTCGCCGTCGCGGTCGTGATGGTCCACCTTCCGAACGGGTTCTTCATGAATTGGACGGGCCAGCAAAAGGGCGAGGGGATCGAGTACTTCTTGTTCGCGCTGCCTGTGCTGGCGATCCTTCTCTGGCGCGGTGCGGGTGCGTGGTCGGTCGACAAGGCTTTGACGGGCCTTGGTCCACCCGCTGTCTCGTCGTCCGGACCCTACGAGAGGGGGCCGAAGCTTTCCTCGTGA
- a CDS encoding MarR family transcriptional regulator, whose protein sequence is MDGLNEVKQEAFRSLLTVHARLIERLDRDFAAANVLPLSWYDVLVTLEYEEHGALRMSELAERVLLSRSGLTRLVDRLVEQGYVERKQCPSDRRGQHAVLTPAGQKAREDAWPIYNQKIQEVFGSKITDEEASALTGILQRVIESTGGFRGHGNATCPGRTSEPCR, encoded by the coding sequence ATGGACGGTCTGAACGAAGTGAAACAGGAGGCGTTCCGCTCTCTTCTGACGGTACACGCTCGCTTGATCGAGCGGCTCGACCGAGATTTTGCGGCTGCGAACGTCCTTCCCCTCAGTTGGTACGATGTCCTTGTCACCCTGGAATACGAAGAGCACGGCGCACTTCGCATGAGCGAACTGGCCGAAAGGGTGCTCTTGAGCCGTTCGGGCTTGACCCGTCTTGTCGACAGGCTGGTCGAGCAGGGGTACGTGGAACGGAAACAGTGCCCGTCAGACCGTCGCGGTCAGCACGCCGTCCTGACGCCGGCGGGTCAAAAAGCGCGAGAAGACGCTTGGCCGATCTACAACCAGAAGATCCAGGAGGTCTTCGGTTCGAAGATCACGGACGAAGAAGCCAGTGCGCTCACAGGAATCCTCCAACGCGTCATCGAGTCGACGGGAGGCTTCCGGGGGCACGGGAACGCTACTTGTCCGGGACGAACTTCAGAACCGTGCCGTTGA
- the msrB gene encoding peptide-methionine (R)-S-oxide reductase MsrB encodes MTPNVGVTVALGAAAALALAFSAARQEKPKVDAPVVNLNMESPKRADKVVKTDAEWKAQLTEEQYKILRHAGTERPFCGINLENKGAGVYECVGCGLPLFKSDGKFNSGTGWPSFFNPIDKANVWYKSDREFGMVRTEILCARCDGHLGHVFDDGPPPTGLRYCINGTVLKFVPDK; translated from the coding sequence ATGACACCAAACGTCGGAGTGACCGTCGCCCTAGGAGCAGCCGCTGCCCTTGCCCTGGCGTTTTCCGCCGCTCGACAGGAGAAACCGAAAGTGGACGCACCCGTCGTGAACCTGAACATGGAAAGCCCGAAACGTGCCGACAAAGTCGTCAAGACCGATGCGGAGTGGAAGGCACAGCTGACTGAAGAGCAGTACAAGATCTTGCGCCACGCGGGGACAGAACGTCCGTTCTGCGGCATCAACCTCGAGAACAAGGGGGCGGGCGTCTATGAGTGCGTCGGGTGCGGCCTACCGCTCTTCAAGTCCGACGGCAAGTTCAATTCCGGTACGGGATGGCCGTCGTTCTTTAATCCGATCGACAAGGCGAACGTCTGGTACAAGTCGGACCGCGAGTTCGGGATGGTCAGGACGGAAATCCTCTGCGCCCGTTGCGACGGTCATCTTGGGCACGTCTTTGACGACGGCCCCCCGCCTACGGGGCTTCGCTACTGCATCAACGGCACGGTTCTGAAGTTCGTCCCGGACAAGTAG
- a CDS encoding class I SAM-dependent rRNA methyltransferase: MPEGVVHLKKGKERKVTNGYPWIQRGECRADGVEDGSVARLVDHEGRFLARGTYNAKSRFQFRIFSLEDRPLDEAFFVERWSAAQALRERLFPGLEAWRLSHSEADGLPGLIADRYGSSVIVQVRSLGMERLREAWLPALTQVTGAEGVLERSEMAGREEEGLSPKSGLLYGAVPDDVDIVEGGLTYSVPLSSGLKTGHYLDQRETKRRFSERVEKGQKVLDCFCYTGAFSLTAAQNGALAYGIDLNGPAIERARENAARNGLEAVFVQANAFEYLESDSLGPYDWIVLDPPAIAKTAEKRDSLKWAVWKLVKNALPLLKPGGKMVVCSCSYQLGLHELLETCRLAAGDAGTRLTLEDVTVQDLDHPAPLSFPESLYLKCAWLRKSP, encoded by the coding sequence ATGCCCGAAGGCGTCGTCCACTTGAAAAAGGGCAAAGAACGGAAGGTCACGAACGGCTACCCTTGGATCCAGCGCGGGGAGTGCCGCGCCGACGGCGTCGAAGACGGTTCCGTCGCCCGTCTGGTCGACCATGAAGGCCGCTTCCTCGCCAGAGGAACCTACAACGCAAAAAGCCGGTTCCAGTTCAGGATCTTCTCGCTCGAAGACCGGCCCCTGGACGAGGCGTTCTTCGTCGAGCGGTGGTCGGCGGCCCAAGCCCTGCGCGAACGGCTTTTCCCAGGGCTCGAGGCATGGCGGCTCTCGCACAGCGAAGCTGACGGCCTACCAGGCCTGATCGCCGACCGTTACGGTTCTTCGGTCATCGTCCAGGTCCGGTCGTTGGGAATGGAACGGCTCCGTGAAGCTTGGCTTCCCGCTTTGACCCAGGTCACTGGAGCCGAAGGCGTTCTGGAACGGAGCGAAATGGCCGGGCGCGAGGAGGAGGGCCTTTCCCCGAAATCGGGCTTGCTCTATGGAGCCGTACCGGATGACGTCGACATCGTCGAAGGTGGCCTGACTTACTCGGTCCCGTTGTCCAGCGGACTGAAGACCGGCCACTACTTGGACCAGCGAGAGACCAAACGGCGGTTTTCCGAGAGGGTGGAGAAAGGCCAGAAAGTGCTGGACTGTTTTTGTTACACGGGCGCGTTTTCCCTGACCGCCGCCCAAAACGGCGCGCTGGCCTATGGGATCGACCTCAACGGACCGGCCATCGAACGGGCCCGCGAAAACGCTGCCCGAAACGGACTGGAGGCCGTGTTCGTCCAAGCGAACGCATTCGAATACCTTGAGTCCGATTCTCTTGGACCTTACGATTGGATCGTCCTCGATCCTCCCGCGATCGCGAAGACGGCCGAAAAGCGCGACTCGCTCAAGTGGGCGGTCTGGAAGCTGGTCAAGAACGCTTTGCCCCTGCTGAAACCGGGAGGCAAGATGGTCGTGTGTTCCTGCTCGTACCAGCTCGGACTGCACGAACTGCTCGAAACGTGCCGCCTAGCGGCCGGCGACGCGGGCACGCGGTTGACCCTTGAGGACGTGACGGTTCAAGACCTCGACCACCCCGCTCCCTTGAGCTTCCCCGAGTCTCTGTATCTCAAATGCGCGTGGCTGCGAAAATCCCCTTAG
- a CDS encoding CocE/NonD family hydrolase has translation MRRTPLLLIAFLVLPAAGQGLKDKYTKYEYRIPMRDGTRLYTSVYVPKGKPGKHPVLLERTPYGAGPYGPDNYRGHRGSQKFQEAGFIFAYQDVRGIHMSEGVFEDVRPQLQFTTGKNDVDESTDTYDTVDYLVKNVPENNGRVGLWGISYPGGYTALGAISNHPALKAVSPQAPTSEWFIGDDMHHHGAFFLQDCFSFFSGMGAPKNNPSASWPPVFRFDIKGDAYKFFLDLGPIKNANGPEYFGGKSKFWNDATSHPDYDEFWQARNVGHNMKNVTCGVLNVGGWFDAEDLFGALHVYRSTEAQNRTWNALVMGPWSHGGWASGSFASLGDVPFGSNTSKFFMDEVEYPFFEAFLLKDGKPNVSEATVFETGRNEWHKLPAWPPKSVKPTAYYFGPAKSLSTTAQPGFQVTEAYDEYVSDPMDPVPYEGGTLRGRSRTYMLADQRFASQRPDVLTYQTRVLAKDVTWAGPVVADLVASVSTTDADFVVKVIDVWPDGSKGARDKDMSGFQQLVRGDILRGKYRHSYQNPSPFVPDKSDSVKFPLPDVYHTFLKGHRIMVQVQSSWFPLADRNPQTFCNIYTCGPEAFVKSTVRIYRGSEGLSKLTVGTM, from the coding sequence ATGCGCCGCACTCCGCTCCTCCTGATCGCGTTTCTCGTGCTGCCTGCGGCCGGACAGGGCCTTAAGGACAAGTACACCAAGTACGAGTACCGCATTCCCATGAGGGACGGGACACGGCTCTACACCAGCGTCTACGTTCCCAAAGGAAAACCGGGCAAGCACCCGGTCTTACTGGAAAGGACCCCCTACGGAGCCGGCCCTTACGGCCCGGACAACTATCGAGGGCACAGGGGCAGCCAGAAGTTTCAGGAAGCCGGATTCATTTTCGCGTACCAGGACGTGCGCGGCATCCACATGTCCGAAGGCGTGTTCGAAGACGTCCGACCGCAACTCCAGTTCACGACCGGGAAAAACGACGTCGACGAGAGCACCGACACGTACGACACGGTCGACTATCTCGTCAAGAACGTTCCGGAGAACAACGGCCGCGTCGGCCTGTGGGGGATCAGTTATCCCGGCGGCTACACCGCCCTCGGTGCGATCTCGAACCATCCCGCGCTGAAAGCCGTCTCGCCCCAAGCACCGACGAGCGAGTGGTTCATCGGAGACGACATGCACCATCACGGCGCGTTCTTCCTTCAGGACTGTTTCAGCTTCTTCAGCGGCATGGGTGCGCCGAAGAACAACCCGTCGGCGAGTTGGCCCCCCGTCTTCCGGTTCGACATCAAGGGCGACGCCTACAAGTTCTTCCTGGACCTCGGGCCGATCAAGAACGCGAACGGGCCCGAATATTTCGGAGGAAAAAGCAAGTTCTGGAACGACGCGACCTCGCACCCGGATTACGACGAGTTCTGGCAGGCGCGCAACGTCGGCCACAACATGAAGAACGTGACCTGCGGCGTCTTGAACGTCGGTGGCTGGTTCGACGCCGAAGACCTCTTCGGCGCCCTACACGTCTATCGGTCGACGGAAGCCCAGAACCGCACGTGGAACGCGCTCGTGATGGGACCGTGGTCGCACGGAGGCTGGGCGAGCGGTTCCTTCGCGTCGCTCGGTGACGTCCCGTTCGGATCGAACACCTCCAAGTTCTTCATGGACGAAGTCGAATACCCGTTCTTCGAAGCGTTCTTGCTGAAGGACGGCAAGCCGAACGTCTCGGAAGCCACGGTCTTCGAAACAGGTCGGAACGAATGGCACAAACTGCCGGCCTGGCCCCCTAAGTCGGTCAAACCGACCGCCTATTACTTCGGACCGGCCAAGAGCCTGTCGACGACCGCGCAGCCCGGTTTCCAGGTCACAGAGGCCTATGACGAATACGTGAGCGACCCGATGGACCCGGTCCCGTACGAAGGCGGGACGTTACGGGGCCGTTCGCGGACCTACATGCTCGCCGACCAGAGGTTCGCCTCTCAAAGACCTGACGTCCTGACGTATCAGACCAGAGTGCTGGCCAAGGACGTCACATGGGCAGGCCCGGTCGTAGCGGATCTCGTGGCATCCGTGAGCACGACCGACGCCGATTTCGTGGTCAAAGTGATCGACGTCTGGCCGGACGGGTCGAAAGGCGCCCGGGACAAGGACATGTCGGGGTTCCAACAGCTCGTCCGGGGCGACATCTTGCGGGGCAAATACCGCCATAGCTATCAGAACCCGTCTCCGTTCGTTCCGGATAAGTCCGACTCTGTTAAGTTCCCCTTACCGGACGTCTATCACACGTTCCTCAAGGGACACCGCATCATGGTGCAAGTGCAATCTTCATGGTTCCCGTTAGCCGACAGGAACCCACAAACGTTCTGTAACATCTACACGTGCGGCCCTGAAGCCTTCGTCAAATCGACCGTGAGGATCTATCGGGGTTCCGAAGGATTGTCCAAGCTCACCGTCGGCACGATGTGA
- a CDS encoding polyribonucleotide nucleotidyltransferase — MIHSHSFEVGGKTISVETGRVAKQSGGAVLLGMGQTVVLGTATMSKEAREGIDFLPLVCDFEERKYAIGKIPGGFIKRGGRPSDKAVLVSRLIDRPIRPLFPKGMRNDVQVITMAFSVDKTVPPDVMAVNAAGAALAVSDIPFNGPIACVRVGRIDGKFVLFPSNEELKQSDLDLIVAGHKGAISMVEAGADEVSEKVMAEALKVGHKAIQKICEEFEKFAKTAGKAKRVPIVVKADEKLSEEIKKKEAKFIAANMFDPDKAKRESAMDDLAKELIAKYKEKFPDEAAQIPGAVDKAIKEILRKSIIDDGKRPDGRGVRDIRPLEAVAGLLPRVHGSGLFTRGQTQVMTVLTLGMPKDAQMMDTLDEEEGDKRYMHFYNFPPYSVGEVRMLRGAGRREVGHGALAERSLRSVIPLDDPNFPYTMHLISEVLESNGSTSMASVCGSTLALMDAGVPIKAPVAGIAMGLMSDGKKFVVLTDIQGVEDFSGDMDFKVAGTRKGITALQLDTKLEGIPDKVLAEALDQALDARLEILDVIDAEIPEPRKGLNPNAPRVETIQIEPSKIGALIGPGGANIRKITEATGVEIDVQQDGRVLIASTGGDAAEQAIAMVKASTMSLEVGTEFTGKVTRLMGRGAMVEMPGGKDGMVPLDKLTKARIGRPDDVVSVGDVINVKVFEVDGQGRVNLTALDLNPDNARLNDPNPPASPRPAFGDRDRGGRDRGGRGGRDDRGGRDRGGRDRGGFRDRDRGETRAAVETVEEEAPRRRSRSEESGPSESVPEVPEEFPTKKRDEDVNARFRPRR; from the coding sequence ATGATCCATTCCCACTCTTTCGAGGTTGGTGGCAAGACCATCAGCGTCGAGACCGGTCGCGTGGCGAAACAATCGGGCGGAGCGGTCCTTCTCGGCATGGGCCAGACCGTCGTCCTCGGTACGGCTACGATGAGCAAGGAAGCTCGAGAAGGCATCGACTTTCTCCCCCTCGTCTGCGACTTTGAAGAACGCAAATATGCGATCGGCAAAATTCCTGGCGGGTTCATCAAGCGCGGCGGTAGGCCGAGCGACAAGGCCGTCCTTGTCAGCCGCTTGATCGACCGCCCCATCCGCCCCCTTTTCCCGAAGGGCATGCGCAACGACGTCCAGGTCATCACGATGGCCTTCAGCGTCGACAAGACCGTCCCGCCGGACGTGATGGCCGTCAATGCGGCCGGAGCCGCGCTCGCCGTCAGTGACATCCCGTTCAACGGCCCCATCGCCTGCGTCCGGGTCGGACGCATCGACGGCAAGTTCGTGCTGTTCCCCAGCAACGAGGAACTGAAACAGTCCGATCTGGACCTCATCGTCGCCGGACACAAGGGCGCGATCAGCATGGTCGAAGCCGGCGCGGACGAAGTTTCCGAAAAGGTCATGGCCGAAGCCTTGAAGGTCGGCCACAAGGCGATCCAGAAGATCTGTGAGGAGTTCGAGAAGTTCGCCAAGACGGCGGGCAAGGCCAAGCGCGTCCCGATCGTCGTCAAGGCGGACGAAAAGCTCTCCGAAGAGATCAAGAAAAAGGAAGCGAAGTTCATCGCGGCCAACATGTTCGACCCCGACAAAGCCAAGCGCGAGTCGGCGATGGACGACTTGGCCAAAGAACTCATCGCCAAGTACAAGGAAAAGTTCCCCGACGAGGCCGCCCAGATACCGGGCGCCGTCGACAAAGCGATCAAGGAAATCCTCCGCAAGTCGATCATCGACGACGGGAAGCGGCCTGACGGCCGCGGCGTCCGCGACATCCGCCCGCTCGAGGCGGTGGCCGGCCTGCTGCCCCGTGTCCACGGGTCGGGCCTCTTCACCCGCGGTCAGACGCAGGTCATGACAGTCCTGACCTTGGGCATGCCGAAAGACGCCCAGATGATGGACACGCTCGACGAGGAAGAGGGCGACAAGCGCTACATGCACTTCTACAACTTCCCGCCCTATTCGGTCGGCGAAGTCCGGATGCTCCGGGGCGCGGGCCGCCGAGAAGTCGGCCACGGTGCCCTTGCCGAACGGTCGCTCCGGTCGGTGATCCCGCTCGACGACCCGAACTTCCCGTACACGATGCACCTCATCAGCGAGGTCCTCGAATCGAACGGCTCGACGTCGATGGCGTCGGTCTGCGGCTCGACCCTCGCCCTCATGGACGCCGGCGTCCCGATCAAGGCTCCTGTGGCCGGCATCGCGATGGGCCTCATGAGCGACGGCAAGAAGTTCGTCGTCCTGACCGACATCCAAGGCGTCGAGGACTTCTCCGGCGATATGGACTTCAAGGTCGCTGGGACCCGCAAGGGCATCACCGCGCTGCAGCTCGATACGAAGCTGGAAGGCATCCCCGACAAGGTCTTGGCGGAAGCGCTCGACCAGGCGCTCGACGCCCGGCTCGAAATCCTCGACGTCATCGACGCCGAGATCCCCGAACCGAGGAAAGGCCTTAACCCGAACGCCCCTCGCGTCGAGACCATCCAGATCGAGCCGTCGAAGATCGGCGCCCTCATCGGACCGGGCGGCGCGAACATCCGCAAGATCACCGAAGCGACCGGCGTCGAGATCGACGTCCAGCAAGACGGTCGCGTGTTGATCGCCTCGACGGGCGGCGACGCGGCCGAGCAGGCCATCGCCATGGTCAAGGCGAGCACGATGTCGCTCGAAGTCGGCACAGAGTTCACGGGCAAGGTGACGAGACTCATGGGCCGCGGCGCCATGGTCGAGATGCCCGGCGGCAAGGACGGCATGGTCCCGCTTGACAAGCTCACGAAGGCAAGGATCGGCCGACCGGACGACGTCGTCAGCGTGGGCGACGTGATCAACGTCAAGGTCTTCGAGGTGGACGGCCAAGGCCGCGTCAACCTCACCGCCCTCGACTTGAACCCGGACAACGCCCGTCTCAACGATCCGAACCCGCCGGCCTCGCCGAGACCGGCCTTCGGCGACCGCGACCGCGGAGGACGCGACCGGGGCGGAAGGGGCGGACGTGACGACCGCGGGGGACGCGACCGCGGCGGCCGTGACCGGGGCGGCTTCCGAGACCGCGACCGGGGCGAGACCCGGGCCGCCGTCGAGACGGTCGAAGAAGAGGCTCCGCGACGTCGCAGCCGGTCCGAAGAAAGCGGTCCGTCCGAAAGCGTTCCGGAAGTTCCCGAAGAATTCCCGACGAAGAAACGGGACGAAGACGTCAACGCACGGTTCCGGCCGCGCCGCTAA